A stretch of the Malus domestica chromosome 08, GDT2T_hap1 genome encodes the following:
- the LOC103440896 gene encoding thermospermine synthase ACAULIS5-like → MGEAVEFYHANGNGFSKFSEKFDPKAVVLLNGSNHIERDIDSSWYEETIDDDLKWSFALNVNGVLHKGTSEYQEIALLDTKRFGKVLIIDGKMQSAEVDEFIYHECLIHPALLCHPKPERIFIMGGGEGSAAREALKHKLLDKVTMCDIDQEVVDFCRRHLTVNQEAFSHHKLNLIINDAKAELEKSCEKFDIIVGDLADPVEGGPCYQLYTKSFYDKILKPKLNHGGIFVTQAGPAGIFTHKEVFTSIYNTIKQVFKYVVPYAAHIPSFADTWGWVMASDEPFFINAEKMDRRIEERIDGELNYLNGAQFMSSATMNKTVSLSLLNETHVYTEEDARFVHGHGVAYRIY, encoded by the exons atgggtgaGGCTGTTGAGTTTTATCATGCAAACGGAAATGGGTTCTCAAAATTCAGTGAGAAGTTTGATCCTAAAGCAGTGGTACTACTAAACGGTAGCAACCACATAGAGAGAGATATAGATAGTTCCTGGTATGAAGAAACCATTGATGACGATCTGAAATGGTCATTTGCTCTCAATGTCAACGG TGTGCTGCATAAAGGAACTAGCGAGTACCAGGAGATAGCTTTATTGGACACAAAGCGTTTCGGGAAG GTACTGATAATTGATGGGAAGATGCAAAGTGCAGAAGTGGATGAATTTATATATCATGAATGCTTGATACATCCTGCACTCTTATGTCACCCAAA GCCTGAACGTATATTCATAATGGGAGGTGGGGAAGGGTCAGCTGCAAGGGAAGCACTCAAGCACAAATTACTGGACAAAGTTACCATGTGTGACATCGATCAG GAGGTGGTTGATTTCTGCCGCAGGCATTTGACAGTGAATCAGGAGGCATTTTCTCATCATAAGCTTAACCTTATTATAAATGATGCCAA GGCGGAATTGGAGAAGAGTTGTGAAAAATTTGATATCATAGTCGGAGATTTAGCAGACCCGGTTGAAGGAGGACCTTGCTATCAACTCTACACAAAATCCTTCTATGACAAAATTCTTAAACCTAAGCTTAATCATGGTGGCATTTTTGTGACCCAG GCTGGTCCAGCAGGCATTTTCACCCACAAAGAGGTCTTCACCTCTATATATAACACAATTAAACAGGTCTTCAAGT ATGTGGTGCCATATGCAGCTCACATACCATCTTTTGCAGATACATGGGGATGGGTTATG GCCTCGGACGAGCCTTTTTTTATCAATGCTGAGAAAATGGACAGGAGGATAGAGGAAAGAATTGATGGGGAGCTAAACTACTTGAATGGTGCTCAGTTCATGTCCTCTGCAACCATGAACAAAACTGTTTCTTTATC gTTGCTGAATGAAACTCATGTCTACACTGAGGAAGATGCAAGGTTTGTCCATGGGCATGGGGTGGCTTACCGAATTTACTGA
- the LOC103440897 gene encoding small ribosomal subunit protein uS3x-like codes for MAAATQMSKKRKFVADGVFFAELNEVLTRELAEDGYSGVEVRVTPVRTEIIIRATRTQNVLGEKGRRIRELTSIVQKRFKFPENSVELYAEKVNNRGLCAIAQAESLRYKLLGGLAVRRACYGVLRFVMESGAKGCEVIVSGKLRAARAKSMKFKDGYMISSGQPVNEYIDAAVRHVLLRQGVLGIKVKIMLDWDPKGKQGPMTPLPDLVTIHTPKEEQYLPVPPAAINIEPVPVAVA; via the exons TTTGTGGCCGACGGAGTTTTCTTCGCCGAGCTGAACGAGGTTCTGACCAGAGAGCTGGCGGAGGACGGCTACTCCGGCGTCGAAGTCAGGGTCACCCCTGTCCGCACTGAGATCATCATCCGAGCCACTCGCACTCAGAACGTCCTCG GCGAGAAGGGAAGGAGGATTAGGGAGCTGACATCTATTGTTCAGAAGAGATTCAAGTTCCCCGAGAACAGCGTCGAGCTTTATGCTGAGAAGGTGAACAACAGGGGACTATGTGCCATTGCTCAGGCCGAGTCTCTCCGATACAAGCTCCTTGGAGGCCTCGCTGTTCGCAG GGCTTGCTATGGTGTGCTGAGATTCGTCATGGAGAGTGGTGCAAAGGGATGTGAG GTTATTGTTAGTGGAAAGCTCAGGGCAGCGCGTGCCAAGTCAATGAAATTTAAGGATGGGTACATGATTTCCTCTGGTCAGCCCGTCAATGAGTACATTGATGCCGCTGTGAGGCACGTTCTTCTTAGACAG GGTGTGCTCGGTATTAAGGTGAAGATCATGCTTGACTGGGATCCCAAGGGCAAGCAGGGACCAATGACTCCATTGCCTGATTTGGTGACCATCCACACCCCCAAGGAAGAACAGTATCTTCCGGTTCCACCCGCAGCAATCAACATAGAGCCAGTTCCAGTTGCAGTAGCGTAA